From Plasmodium cynomolgi strain B DNA, chromosome 9, whole genome shotgun sequence:
CTCAGTAGACCCCTTCCCGCGCAACATTTGCCTTATTTGCCATATGTACACGTCGCCAAACCTCCTGTGCGCAACTTTCTTTACACACAACTTCAAAACACCGACGTTTGTGTGTGAATCCCAACTGAGAGGccaatttccttttcccttttcgctCTATGACGTCATTAAGCAAAAATTCACGACATCCAAGTTGATCTACCACGTTCGGGAATTTCAaatttgcgcaaaaaaaaaaaaaaagtacatcgCTAGGTCGGTTAAAGTCAGGTAACCTGTAGCGCTGCGTCCATTTGGGAATTCCCCGTGTGTAACGGTTggtacatttaaaaaaaaaaaaaaaaatgaccaaagAGGACAATCGAAACGTGAATAAAGCATCTTTTTCTAAGCAGCCTGTGCACACACGGCTACATGcccaatttaaaatttccagCCGCGGGAAAGAACACAGACTAGCTTTTTATCACTTGATCTATTTTAAccatcccttttttgaaattccCCCACCTCTGTGCGCCTCCCGTCCGTCACAAAAGTGTGCAATTGTGAATtagcaaatggaaaaaaaaaggaaaaaaaggaaaaaaaaaagcttatacttaagcatatatgtgtgtgcatataggTAGCTATAAGTGTGAATACAGATCGATAGCTAGACGAGCAGACGGGTCGCCCGCCAGGTGGACAACAAAACGAACCGCATAAGCCGGCACACTCTTCGTGCTGCTCTTCCCCCGCCATACACTCtacgcatatataaattgAACCCTAAACATCATTACGTTTTAAATAATGCTGTTCTCTATCTCGTACCTCTCACCTCTCGCCATCCTGTCCTTCTTATTTACAACTGTTTTGCAGTACTGCATcctgtttgcatttttattttacctcttatattttttttccctcatcaTGTTATGACATGGATTTAGCTACGCGGCTGCTTTCCGTTCGTGTagcctcttttttctcacccGCTTGGGCTACTCGGCCACTCTACTCTGCCACTCTCACCGCCTCAAGCGTTGTAAAGTAGACTTTATTATACTACCCCTCCATACGTACATATTGAGGAACCATAAAAAGACAACCTCATTATGCCATCCACAAGGTTGACACTAGCATGCTGCTAGGGTGACTCTACaaatgtcccttttttctcaatattttttatgtaacttttttttttttttttaaagcggAGAACCCATTAGCGGCACCGAGTAGTAGTGAgtctcctcctctttttattGCGCTTCACATGAGGAAGGGAGAACTAACCTGGAGAAGCATCCCACTTTtcgctttaaaaaaagccCCTCGTTTAAGACACCTCCTTTGCTCACTAAGTTGAGCTCCCCCCACACACGTAGACACACAGAATATGTTTGCATAGGCTACTCCTTGCAGTACCGCCCATACAGCTGTACACCCATACAGCCGCACACCCATACAGCCGTACACCCATACAACCGCACACCCATACAGCCGCACACCCatagttaatttttttcttccctctttTGCGTGTCAATTCTTTGCATCGTTTCCACCACTTAGAAATATGGTGAGCTCTTTCGAAGCAGCATGGTGTAGTcaccctcctttttttttttttaatgctcaTGTGTTTTCCACTTTAGTTAGATAACAACCTACTAAGCGCAAGTTAAATCACGTTGTTTTCCCACCATAAGGCAAGCACTATTGGgccaaaaaatttcttttctacGCCCTTTCATAACTTCCAAACGGTTTGCTATTTATCCGTGTGCACGCCCCACAGTAGATGTAGACACAGGGGTAGGTTTCCTCATTAACGATTAGCAACTAGGAAATTAAGATAACTTTAAGAGGAGTCCCCGTCCTGTGGAAGCaaggaagaagtagaagTTCTCCGAAATCGCTACAAACAACGAACCTACGTGCGAGCGTATCAAAGGAgtaaccccccccctctccccgATATGTCCCCATTAGAACAAcgataaagtaaaaatatacaattttttaactttgaaaaataaaaaaaaaataaaaaaaatgtctgaTGGTGCCCCTAACAAGATTAGCATCCAAATAAATGACGGGATCGAATCGGTGCCTCCCAACAAACGAGACAGAATAACGAAAACGAACTCTATTGGAAAAACGGTAGAACATGAGGACCCCAAAGAAGAAACACCACAGTATGGACGATGCTACAGCGATGTGAGTGGCTATTTACCCCCCGAGTCGTTTTCTCGCCTCGGGAGCATAAGAGGCACAAATGAGAATCTCTACTGGAGTGGCAAAAGTGACAACGATGTTGGTGAGGCTACCGACAGGGGAGGCACTTCCCCCGATGCGACCTCTGCTGATGGTACTTCCGCTGATGCTGCTTCTGCCGAGGCTTCTTCTGCCGATGCTGCTTCTGCCGAGGCTTCTTCTGCCGATGCTTCTTCTGCCGATGCTGCTTCTGCCGATGCTGCTTCTGCCGAGGCTTCTTCCGCTGACGCCTCTTCCGCTGATGCCTATTCCGCTGATGCCTCTTCCGTTGATGCCATTTCTGCCGATGCTGCTTCCGCGGCAGCTGGTCGAACGGCCTACCCAAATGGCAATGACGCGGAGAACCTGCCCTGTCAGCAGGGAAGcgagaatttaaaaatgcacagcCTTGGCCTAGGACTCCGAAATAGCAATAAAAAGAGCTTTCCCAAAAAGGAGATGAAAAAAGTCATGGGATATAACTACTTTACATATAGACAACAACTGATGAAGGCAGACGATTcgaagattttaaaaaacatcccCTTGAGTATATTCGTGGGGACATGGAACTGTGAATATTTTGACTTCTCCAAGGAGTACcataatgaaaagaaaatgtgcacatcTAACTACCTTAGCGAAAGCTGCAATGAGGACATGTACTCATTAAAGGTAAGCGATCGGTACTCGGCTAGATCTGTGACCCCCTTCTTGAGAGTTAATGCGCTGGGaaattataataacataGGAGGGTCTTCTACCGTGGATACTTTTGCAACTGCTGATGACAGGAATGCAAACAACTCGTATGAGGGTATCTTCGATGGTGAGCTAAAAACTTTTCAGGAAGGGGCAAAAGAAAATCAAAGCAGCCCCCCCACTCTACGAGTCATCCCATGTGACCATATCGAAACGGTGAAAGTATTACCCAGTAGTCTCAACGAGTTAGACAGTGTACATCTCAGACAAGGGTACGATTCAACGTCTGACATGGGTAATAAGGAAGAAggcgaaaatttttataaaggTGGGAAAACCACCAGAGAGTGCAACAATAAGCTGCGTAGATCCCTCTGTGATGTAGGCATCAACCATGAGAGAATCAAATTCAAAAGTGAACTCACACAAAGAACCACCAATAGAATCACATGGATTAAAAGATTATCACGACACGACATTCCCAAGGAAGGGTCTCCTTCGAATGAGTGCAACACTTATTGTATATCCCCCAACCGGAAAAAGGTTGCTAGCAAAACGCCAACGTTGGGGATCCCAAAGAGAGTGCAGTCAGGTGATCCAGAAAGAGCACAGATGGATAAGTCAAGAAGATCACAGATAGATAAACCAAGACGAGGGAAAATAGAAAAGCTGAGACGAGGGGATAATAAAGAAACGGAGAAGAGCAACTATAACCTTTCCCAATTAGGGGGAAATAATTCGAATCGGAGATCATCCAAATCGAGAGAGAAGCAAATATTCTCTACTTGGATTCAACCCCACCATGACATCTATATCATATGTCTACAGGAGTCCATATCTGATAACATCATCGAGTGTTTATCTCTCCACTTGAAGGAAATAAATCAAGAAACTTACAAATTTTTGCCATTGGCTGATTGCAAGCTTTCTGGATATGGGGATGGAGcttttcttcaaatgaaGTCAACCACGATGGCTGCCTGGGTGAGGACATCAAAGTTGTATCCAAATGGTCCCGTAAAATTATGTGCATCGAAATCTATAGCCTTTAGCAAGATAAATAATAGCAAAGGATGCGTATCAATccttttcaatatttttaatcagttcattttatttatcggATGTCACATGCCAGCAAAGGATCAGGAGATAAGACAAAAATCCAGAGAATTCATTCTTACGAAATTAAGTGAATATTTTAGTAACAAAATTACTTCCAATTTTAAAGACGTTTTTCATCATGTCATTTGGATGGGAGACTTCAATTTTAGGGTTCAAGGGATACGTCTAGACAAAGCTGTACATTGCTTGCAGACAAACAATTTGAAAGAGCTCCTAAAATATGATGAAGGGAACTCTGCCTACTCGTATGATTTGTGCATAAGCTTTCAGGAATTACCCATCTGCTTTCTTCCTACttataagaaaaatggaaaccgGCCCGTTATCAACCGGGATGATGCCAACTGGGTGCAGAAGGAGTACAAGCTCGTCCACAACATCAAGTGGTACAAGGGTGGCCGACAGGAGTCCCGCATCCCCTCGGTAAGCCTTCCGGCGTGGGCGAGCTGGGGGCAGCGCGAGTGCAGGCTCTGCATTGTCGGCGCGCTTACCCTTTTATCACAATCGACACACCTGCGCTGTTTTCACAATCGGCGCGCTTACCCTTTTATCTCATCTCACTTCTCACCCCCCACCCTGCAGTGGACAGACCGCATCTTCAAATGGTCGTGCGACAAAACCAGAAGCTGCCTCATCTTCGTGCCCAACTCCTACCTGTCGCCACTACCGGAGGAGCAAAGTAATGGCCCAATTGGCGGCGCATCTATCTACAGCCATCGCTTCTATTAAGGCTACACTTTAGCCTATATAACTGCCACCGCGCTGCTTACCCCCCTTTTCGATTCCCTTTCTCTGAAGGTATCCTCATGGCCAGCGACCACAGCCCCGTGTCCTGCTGCTTCCAAATGTACATGATGAAGAACGAAAGGGAAATCCCCTTGACGAAGGTCACACTTACCAAGTCGACCGAGGGTTCTCTCGCCGAGTATTCATAAAGAAGAGCTGGGGGATAACACATGCGCTGGGCAGTGTAGCGATGTGCCTCTCGAAGTTTTAGCGCCCATCTGCTTCCACCCCTTTATGCACCCCACACGGGATTAACCTAAGGCTGGGGGAACGTCCCCGCATGTGCCGGTCCGCATACTATCATACATCCGCAcccacaaaaggggaataccTATTTCAGAGAGCGCCACTTCGGGGGGATGACCCGCCCCTCCCGTCTGATCCTTTAAGCCAACTGAGAACTCGCATCTTCGGTCAGGTCACTTCCCCCAATGAGCAGACACGAATTCGTTGCTTCCATGTTCGCGAGAATTAGCAGCGCgacgggggaaaaaggaaaaaggaaagaggaaAGAGGAAAGAGGAAAGAGGCATAAGAATGGAATGCGACgtgaaaacgaaaagagCTGTTTCGCTTCCCCCTGCTACTCTCTCCCTTCTACCTTTTACGACACAAATTTAACGAAAAATCAAAACTGTTAAAGTGGCGCGTCCCACGCgggtgaattaaaaaaaaaaaacacacgtgTACCTACACAGATGTACCTACAcacgtatgtacacacatatatacgtgtacGCCACTCACCCACACAAATTCACAAAGGGGCGATTttccaaatggaggaaaacTGGCGCaactaaaattttaaagCTTGTGATGGGCGCTCGCAGCAATGTTACACCCCCGCGACACGCATCGCCACCATCTCAGAACACCCGGTCTTGGGTATTCAACATGGTTACGTATATCGTCTCCggggaacagaaaaaaaaaaggtgaatgCATGTTTGGCTGCACATCTCCTGCGAGGGTttatcaaaatggataaagCTGCAGTACTCTCCCCAAAAGGACACAACGTAGCACAGCTTGCGTCTCTCTCTCGCTTTCCTGTTAACCAATTGGCCAATCAGGAAGTTACATGTATCACGAATGCAGCAACTGCTAATGATGCCATTGctaagaattattttttgtacttggtgaaaatttttttcctttttaataagcatatgtgcgtttttttcgtgatttatttttacatccaGGAGGATTCTCCCTATGTACTCCACTAGGTAGTTTGCAATTTCGTCCTGTCTGCTCTTTGTATGGGAGGCACCTTCGTGGGTGTTCCCACTTGGGGCCCCCCCTCCAATTCGGTTTGAAAATCCGCTTGCAATCCCGCTTGCAATCCCGTTCGCAATCCCGCTTGCAATCCCGTTTGCAATCCCCCTTGTTGCGTCCTCCTCCGAAACGCAGCTCATGAAGTTGTACAGACGTTCCCTTTGTAGTACCCTCTCGTTAACCCTATAATAGAGGTTCCTAtggttttttaaaaaatccaGCACTTTGTCGATCTTTCGCAGTTTCGCCTCTTCTACTACAGAGGCGTGGTCATTTTTTCCGGAGTTCATTTCCATGCGCCGCTTCTCActaagcgttttttttttcttcttttcgaTTTCACTTTGGATGCAACTTTCTGTATCCCCCTCCAGGGTGTCCTCTCCGCTGTTCGCAAATTTCTCCTCCTTGAGGTGATCCCTCTTTAAGTAATTTTTGAATATCCTTCCATCTGTAGAGCTGTTTAATGTGCTTCCACCCGTCTGCCCTTTTGGCGCTACACCATTGGCTGCCCCGCAGTTTTTGACGAGCATATCTGATAAACTCACATCGCTGCTGCTCCCCGAGTCGTAGTTAatgtaaaatgttttatcATGAAGGgagtatgtttttttctttttgctggCTTTACTTCTCGCTAGCAGGTCGTGCAGGTCCACCACGTCGTTAGGGTTGCGGGGCACACCATGGTGAGCGTCCTTCTGCTGTGCGTCATTCTGCTGTGCGTCATTCTGCTGTGAGCCATTCTGCTGTGCGTCATTCTGCTGTGCGCCGTGCCTATTGTTCCCTTCGAGTGTGACTTTCCCATCCCGAGTGGAGCCGGAAAGGAACTCCCTTTCTATGTAGCCTGCATCCAGTTCATAGACGGGGTGCACCTCCCGGATCTTCTCTCTCGTCTGTATATCCAAGTAATTGAATTGGTTTGTCATTCCTACGGGGGGTCCCCCCCCGTTCTGTCGACACACATTGTATAGACACTCATTGTGTTGACACTCACTGTGTGTCACACGGTTGGGACTCACCACCACGTCGAGACCACCGTCCCCCCCACTGTACATGTTGTACATATTAACCAAACTGTTCACTTGTTCCCCCTTCTCATTTACAGACGagttagaaaaaatgctgctGTAAATATCTGCTACGCTGTTCATATTAAACGCATGCGATAAATTGTCCATTTCGTTGTTGCGGACGTTATAGTGCTGGTCAACAGAGATCCATTGATTGGAACGTGCACCATCCCCCTTTGCTATTTTCGAAGCTGCCTTCGTCCCACTCGCATCGTAAAAGCATTCATGCCATTTAATGGGGACTGCATAAACTTCGGCATCCTTCGATCCGTTAAgggttaatatattttttaatttttcactaAATTTTTGGTGGTCCGTTCCATGGTTGTATAACCCGATCAGGTCCACTGGGTATGTGTACATGTCTGTAAAAAACTGCcgatatttttctctcaatTTGGGGTTTCCACTAAGAGCTTCACCTCCAGGAAAAGGGCCATTCGTCGCATCCCTGTTAGGAGCCTTCCCATTTTCTGCCTTGTCGTTGCCAGCTTCCCCATTGTTACCCCCCCCTGGTTGTGCCTTTCCCCCGCTACAGATGTCCAGCAGTACCACATTGCTCACTTTGAACCTATCCCTGTACACATTCCTATGCGAAGTCAACCTCAACTTTGTCAAATCGTTAACGCACAGGTAGACGCAGTTGTCACtcatgtatattttgttgtCATACTTGCAGTTAAGGGAGATGACTCTTGGTTGGTGCTCCCTAACAATATCATTCGCATActcacttgaaaaaaaactcgataaaaaaacattttttaaaaagaaacacattttatttctccacACACTTTGGTGCATGTACTCACAGTTTATAACTTCATCCACATCATCTGCAAAATTTGTCACTACTACTTGGGTGTTTACAACGTGACTGCTTAGCAGCCTCTCCAACTTATTAagtcttttttgtttgcttaaaaaatgcagataATCTATTTGCCGTCCATTTTCCGTAGTAGCTTTTCTCAAATCTGCTATGTTTATCTTTTCCACGCTGGTGTAGATGAGACCGTTGTTGTGGATCCCCTTTTCATTGCCattaaaatacattttggCTTCCTTGGACAGGTAcgtatttttctctccagggTGTTCGAAACAGGGGATAAAGATTTATGCGGCTACGATAAGCTGCGCATCGGGCTGTCTCAACACAGTTGCGTTTTTGCCTTCGCGTTTGCTTCACCATAGAAGGGATACATACATTTCGAGCGGATggaagttgtaaaaaaaaaaggcttatCACAAGGGagttaaaaatgttgaataCACGCGGGGGGTAAGGGAGATGTGGttcgccccctttttgcggcATCTTTGAACAGCCAAATTGGAGCCCCTCCCGCGTGTTCGGATCTTCCCTGTTGGGCCTTTATCTGCGCGTTTGAAATATACACTCGTTGccctttttgttgtttttttttttcgccttgtttgttgttttttttcgccatgtttgtcgttttttttttttcgccatgtttgttttttttttttttttcgccatgtttgtcgttttttttcgctatttttgcgtttttttttcaaagctGCGACGCCTCCCAAACGGCCGCAACGCATGCATTCGACCGCGCTCACCGCGTACGATCCGCATGTACGCAGCGCTTCACCCAGTTGCGGTGAATGCGCGCGAGTGTAAATAATCAGGTGAAGGAACTCACAAAAGcttatgtatgtacatatgcacatgtacactTTATGTGCATACCCACCGTGCGGGCACCCGCGTGAAGACCTTGCCCCATCTTTTGCGCGTTAACGAATATGCCGctcgtttaatttttcatcaaCAAGGTTAACCCCCTTCTTCTGTCACGTCTCTCAGACCATCACACCA
This genomic window contains:
- a CDS encoding hypothetical protein (putative) encodes the protein MYFNGNEKGIHNNGLIYTSVEKINIADLRKATTENGRQIDYLHFLSKQKRLNKLERLLSSHVVNTQVVVTNFADDVDEVINCEYMHQSVWRNKMCFFLKNVFLSSFFSSEYANDIVREHQPRVISLNCKYDNKIYMSDNCVYLCVNDLTKLRLTSHRNVYRDRFKVSNVVLLDICSGGKAQPGGGNNGEAGNDKAENGKAPNRDATNGPFPGGEALSGNPKLREKYRQFFTDMYTYPVDLIGLYNHGTDHQKFSEKLKNILTLNGSKDAEVYAVPIKWHECFYDASGTKAASKIAKGDGARSNQWISVDQHYNVRNNEMDNLSHAFNMNSVADIYSSIFSNSSVNEKGEQVNSLVNMYNMYSGGDGGLDVVVSPNRVTHSECQHNECLYNVCRQNGGGPPVGMTNQFNYLDIQTREKIREVHPVYELDAGYIEREFLSGSTRDGKVTLEGNNRHGAQQNDAQQNGSQQNDAQQNDAQQKDAHHGVPRNPNDVVDLHDLLARSKASKKKKTYSLHDKTFYINYDSGSSSDVSLSDMLVKNCGAANGVAPKGQTGGSTLNSSTDGRIFKNYLKRDHLKEEKFANSGEDTLEGDTESCIQSEIEKKKKKTLSEKRRMEMNSGKNDHASVVEEAKLRKIDKVLDFLKNHRNLYYRVNERVLQRERLYNFMSCVSEEDATRGIANGIASGIANGIASGIASGFSNRIGGGAPSGNTHEGASHTKSRQDEIANYLVEYIGRILLDVKINHEKNAHMLIKKEKNFHQVQKIILSNGIISSCCIRDTCNFLIGQLVNRKARERRKLCYVVSFWGEYCSFIHFDKPSQEMCSQTCIHLFFFCSPETIYVTMLNTQDRVF
- a CDS encoding endonuclease/exonuclease/phosphatase domain containing protein (putative), with translation MSDGAPNKISIQINDGIESVPPNKRDRITKTNSIGKTVEHEDPKEETPQYGRCYSDVSGYLPPESFSRLGSIRGTNENLYWSGKSDNDVAGRTAYPNGNDAENLPCQQGSENLKMHSLGLGLRNSNKKSFPKKEMKKVMGYNYFTYRQQLMKADDSKILKNIPLSIFVGTWNCEYFDFSKEYHNEKKMCTSNYLSESCNEDMYSLKVSDRYSARSVTPFLRVNALGNYNNIGGSSTVDTFATADDRNANNSYEGIFDGELKTFQEGAKENQSSPPTLRVIPCDHIETVKVLPSSLNELDSVHLRQGYDSTSDMGNKEEGENFYKGGKTTRECNNKLRRSLCDVGINHERIKFKSELTQRTTNRITWIKRLSRHDIPKEGSPSNECNTYCISPNRKKVASKTPTLGIPKRVQSGDPERAQMDKSRRSQIDKPRRGKIEKLRRGDNKETEKSNYNLSQLGGNNSNRRSSKSREKQIFSTWIQPHHDIYIICLQESISDNIIECLSLHLKEINQETYKFLPLADCKLSGYGDGAFLQMKSTTMAAWVRTSKLYPNGPVKLCASKSIAFSKINNSKGCVSILFNIFNQFILFIGCHMPAKDQEIRQKSREFILTKLSEYFSNKITSNFKDVFHHVIWMGDFNFRVQGIRLDKAVHCLQTNNLKELLKYDEGNSAYSYDLCISFQELPICFLPTYKKNGNRPVINRDDANWVQKEYKLVHNIKWYKGGRQESRIPSWTDRIFKWSCDKTRSCLIFVPNSYLSPLPEEQSILMASDHSPVSCCFQMYMMKNEREIPLTKVTLTKSTEGSLAEYS